ACGATGCTAGTGTCTCCAGTCTCTCTGCACATGTTGTGAAGTCCCTCTTGCTTGGTCCTGTCCCAGTAAATCTCCCTGCACTCTGTGCAAGGCCTTGATGGCCTTCTGGAAGTATTGGCACACAGGACTCCTGCTTCATTGCTTTTGCAAACAATGCCTCTGTTTATAAAGCCTGGGAACTAGGATGTGTTTTCTTCTAAACAGCCTTTTCAACCTGTCTTACTGGTTCCAGAGGTTAGTGTATGTACAGTGCCCTGGCACCCCTCCCAGGTCCCTCTTTTCCTGCATCATTTTGGTCGCTACATATCAGCTAATGCAACTGGAATGTGGGTGGCTTGATTGCGCGAGCTAGTACAGGGCTGAGGGGCCAAGCAGCTTTCTCCTATGCTGCGTGATTGTGGAGCTGATTGAGCTGGATGATATACACAAGCCTAACTGCTGATTTAACTAAAAGACcttgtttgtgggatgtgggtcagtgctgacggcCCGTCCCGAAAGCCCCCTGGAAAAGGTGGGGATCAGCAGCTGCCTTGACTAGGGATAGGGTACCGTGcttttggggagggaattccaggatttttcaacaagtgatatatttccaagtcaggatggtgaatggcttggaggggaacttggagggaGTTGGTATtgctatgtatctgctgcccttgtccctctcGCCTGTAGGggctgcaggtttggaaggtgctgtcattTCTAGTGACTGTCTGTCTTGGTCTGCCCCAGGAACCCAGGCTCTGCCCCCTCTCTTCGCCATCAGCTACCACCAGTGCCGCTGGAATTACAACGACGACGAAGATGTCCaggctgtagatgctggttttGATGAGCATGACATTCCCTATGATGttatctggctggacatcgaacACACTGATGGGAAGCGGTACTTCACTTGGGATCCCAACAAATTCCCCAATCCCAAGGCCATGCTGCAAAACCTGGCGGCCAAGAAACGGAAGGTAAGGGAGCAGGAAGGAGGAAGGCTGGGGGATAACGGGTTAGCGGCTGTACTGCCTGTGGGTCACTAACTCCCTGTCACCCCTCCAGATGGTCAATATAGTGGACCCCCACATTAAGATTGACAGCGGCTACAAGATTCACACCACCATCCAATCTCGCAACTTCTACGTTAAGACGAAGGATGGAAATGATTATGAAGGCTGGTGTTGGCCAGGTAATTATTCACGATAACTGTTCGTTCATCCTGCTCAGCCCAGCCCTTTCTCGagcttcctctgtctgtctgtgtagcaATCAGGACCTCAACAGGAATTGTGACTTGCATTTGCATAGCGCCTTGTCAGTAGTAAAGTGGCTCCGGGCTTCATAAGTGCGGAAATGACACTCCATTTGATATTGTGATCATTTGAGGACAAAACGCACAACCGAGGAATGAGTTTTAATGGAGGATCTGAAAAGAAGGTAATAAATAGTGGAAATAGTTCCAGGTTTTTGTAACTGGGCATCTGTAAGGCCAGCCATGAGCAGGGATCTCAAGGGCGTACggctgagagggagagaatggagggggtgggagtgtacaggtgtggggggggggggggggggatgttcagagagacagggagagggcggAGGGGCCGGGCAGGTTACAGTGACGTGGAGGGAGTGGTACAGACTGGGAGTGGCTCTCGGGGGTTGAGAAAGTGTCAATGGGACAGTGGAAGGGTTTGTGCACAGGGAGGGTAGTTGATAGTCTGTCAGTAAATGCAGTGATGGGAGTCTGGGGTGCGCAGGTGGGCCGGGTTTTGTTGGGTCAGGCTTGGTGCCATGGAAGTTGTGCTGCAGATTGTTCCATATCTGGATTACGCCCGGCTGTGCCCGAAATGACGCCCGGATTGCCGAGGGACCTTAGCTGAGCCGTGTTGCTGTATGTGATCTGGCACGCTACAGTTGCTCACTGTTTCCCTGCTGTGGTCTTGTATGAGGTGATCCCTGTATGCTTTGTTCATGAGCTCCTTCTCCTTTGCCTCTCAGTGACTGGCTCCCAGGTCTGGTTTTTACCTGTTAAGCTGTGGGTGATTGTTCGGGCTGTGTGTGAGCTGAGAGTTGATGCTGTGGGTGATTGTTCTGGCTGTGTGTGAGCTGTGAGTCGATGCTGTGGGTGATTGTTCGGGCTGTGTGTGAGCTGAGAGTCGATGCTGTGGGTGATTGTTCTGGCTGTGTGTGAGCTGTGAGTCGATGCTGTGGGTGATTGTTCTGGCTGTGTGTGAGCTGTGAGTCGATGCTGTGGGTGATTGTTCTGGCTGTGTGTGAGCTGTGAGTCGATGCTGTGGGTGATTGTTCTGGCTGTGTGTGAGCTGTGAGTCGATGCTGTGGGTGATTGTTCTGGCTGTGTGTGAGCTGTGAGTCGATGCTGTGGGTGATTGTTCTGGCTGTGTGTGAGCTGTGAGTCGATGCTGTGGGTGATTGTTCTGGCTGTGTGTGAGCTGTGAGTCGATGCTGTGGGTGATTGTTCTGGCTGTGTGTGAGCTGTGAGTCGATGCTGTGTGTGATTGTTCTGGCTGTGTGTGATCTATAATTGAGGCTGTGGGTGATTGTTCTGGCTGTGTGTGAGCTGTGAGTCGATGCTGTGGGTGATTGTTCTGGCTGTGTGTGAGCTGAGTCGATGCTGTGGGTGATTGTTCGGGCTGTGTGTGAGCTGTGAGTCGATGCTGTGGGTGATTGTTCTGGCTGTGTGTGAGCTGTGAGTCGATGCTGTGGGTGATTGTTCGGGCTGTGTGTGAGCTGTGAGTCGATGCTGTGGGTGATTGTTCGGGCTGTGTGAGAGCTGAGAGTTGATGCTGTGGGTGATTGTTCTGGCTGTGTGTGAGCTGCGAGTCGATGCTGTGGGTGATTGTTCGGGCTGTGTGAGAGCTGTGAGTTGATGCTGTGGGTGATTGTTCTGGCTGTGTGTGAGCTGTGAGTTGATGCTGTGGGTGATTGTTCTGGCTGTGTGTGAGCTGAGAGTTGATGCTGTGGGTATCTGAGGTACAGCCATGCCGTGCAATCCTGGttggtctgtctgtctgtcctagGTTCAGCTGGTTATCCTGACTTTACCAATCCGGAGATGCGATCGTGGTGGGCCAGCATGTTTGCTTACGATCAGTATGAGGTCAGTCCGAACATTCCCCCTCGTTACCTTTTACTGCCTGGGGTACTCTACCTTCTCACTCCACCTTCAGTCTAGGGGAGTGGGCTGGGTTTAGTTTTCACAATCTGCACCTCTGTAACTAGCTGACAAA
The nucleotide sequence above comes from Hemiscyllium ocellatum isolate sHemOce1 unplaced genomic scaffold, sHemOce1.pat.X.cur. scaffold_4111_pat_ctg1, whole genome shotgun sequence. Encoded proteins:
- the LOC132813633 gene encoding neutral alpha-glucosidase AB-like, encoding GGDPYRLYNLDVFQYEIFNPMALYGTVPLLLAHNLRRTLGIFWLNAAETWVDISSNTAGKTLFGKMLDYVQGANEIPQTDVRWISESGIIDVFLLLGPSPFDIFRQYTSLTGTQALPPLFAISYHQCRWNYNDDEDVQAVDAGFDEHDIPYDVIWLDIEHTDGKRYFTWDPNKFPNPKAMLQNLAAKKRKMVNIVDPHIKIDSGYKIHTTIQSRNFYVKTKDGNDYEGWCWPGSAGYPDFTNPEMRSWWASMFAYDQYEGSMDNLYTWNDMNEPSVFNGPEVTMHK